In one Rutidosis leptorrhynchoides isolate AG116_Rl617_1_P2 chromosome 8, CSIRO_AGI_Rlap_v1, whole genome shotgun sequence genomic region, the following are encoded:
- the LOC139863705 gene encoding uncharacterized protein, whose protein sequence is MFDNNNNNVIPATCSSSSSETTDDISLFLRQILLKSSTSHSSPAFNITSSSTNTSSSNQTQCQIPQQQQSVYPSGLPHPIRIPTFTSPANTTPYLSSSSVGTVDNDDLVDEYDCESEDLMEEMVVKSNTSRNPSKRTRAAEVHNMSEKRRRSRINEKMKALQKLIPNSNKTDKASMLDEAIEYLKQLQLRVQMLTMRNGMNLYSMSVPPGVVQPPQLPDLQNALNERNELVNMVSLNRERHSNSMLNLPVPCTNHSQQLVTDYSQILNAGHSSTFRECLINSNGPEGTRLMNSQQERTNRHCKKKSPERNPLLWDTLNGKMKKVPFNSPCNPSDAV, encoded by the exons atgtttgataataataataataatgtaataccaGCAACATGTTCTTCATCTTCATCGGAAACAACCGACGACATCTCACTGTTCCTACGACAAATCCTCCTTAaatcctcaacatctcattcttcaCCGGCTTTTAATATCACTAGCAGTAGTACTAATACTAGTAGCAGTAACCAAACACAATGTCAAattccacaacaacaacaatccgttTATCCATCCGGGTTACCCCATCCAATTCGGATCCCCACTTTCACTTCTCCCGCGAATACGACGCCGTATCTTTCTTCCTCTTCCGTTGGAACAGTTGATAATGATGACCTAGTAGATGAATATGATTGTGAAAGCGAG GATTTGATGGAAGAAATGGTGGTAAAATCCAACACTAGTCGAAATCCTTCGAAACGAACTAGAGCTGCTGAGGTTCATAATATGTCAGAAAAG AGAAGGAGAAGCAGGATCAATGAGAAAATGAAGGCTTTGCAAAAATTGATTCCTAATTCTAACAAG ACGGATAAGGCTTCTATGTTAGATGAAGCTATCGAATATCTCAAGCAACTTCAGCTTCGAGTTCAG ATGTTAACAATGAGAAATGGAATGAATTTATATTCCATGTCCGTACCACCTGGAGTTGTTCAGCCTCCACAGCTCCCTGATCTACAAAATGCGTTGAATGAAAGAAACGAGCTCGTAAACATGGTGTCATTGAACCGAGAGAGGCACTCGAATTCAATGCTCAATCTCCCGGTTCCTTGCACCAATCACAGCCAGCAGTTGGTCACTGATTATTCACAAATACTCAATGCAGGACATTCATCAACTTTCAGG gaATGTTTGATTAATAGCAATGGACCTGAGGGGACTCGATTAATGAATTCGCAGCAGGAACGG ACCAATAGACACTGCAAGAAAAaatcgcccgaac GAAATCCGCTTCTTTGGGATACCTTGAATGGTAAGATGAAAAAAGTGCCTTTTAATTCTCCTTGCAATCCCTCCGATGCCGTTTGA